A genomic segment from Diospyros lotus cultivar Yz01 chromosome 5, ASM1463336v1, whole genome shotgun sequence encodes:
- the LOC127802328 gene encoding uncharacterized protein LOC127802328 isoform X2 has product MEERPSRVDLKRPLPDDNDDSSKPPAQKRVRFPKGKKVKPGSEKVDVWQPSADGTSERADPRHAAKERALRRNQIIAEPSTAAAKKEKSEDGTSERTDRRLAAKERAMWRYQLNAELFVDENRGMARDISAAEVHYEDGDTFVDDGIQIEPFNLEKEREEGYFDEQGNFVEYVNENEIKDAWLDSIEFDPKLAEKGPMMMSTEEDIHELSSQDVGKMKRRIADVLEPGETVLQALRRLKGTSNNKKEKMSSETKLLFDQLTEDAMKLMENGDYNVYDEKQEVFEREAEGYERVARVRGEGTSMDVANDNISNGEDALDMFAEDDDTTTTNPTSDGSNLVSGANHDRTGQPSESGDSLNDYVYDEASGYYYSSSLGYYYDPSSGLYCCAASGQW; this is encoded by the exons ATGGAAGAGAGGCCATCGCGAGTCGACCTCAAGCGTCCCCTTCCCGATGATAACGATGACTCAAGCAAACCTCCGGC GCAAAAGAGAGTAAGGTTTCCTAAGGGTAAGAAGGTGAAGCCTGGAAGCGAAAAGGTGGATGTTTGGCAGCCTTCTGCAGATGGTACCAGCGAGCGGGCTGATCCTCGTCATGCTGCAAAGGAGCGTGCATTGCGACGGAATCAGATTATTGCTGAACCCTCCACTGCAGCAGCTAAGAAGGAAAAATCTGAAGATGGAACTAGTGAGCGGACTGATCGCCGTCTTGCTGCAAAGGAGCGTGCAATGTGGCGGTATCAGCTTAATGCTGAACTCTTTGTTGATGAAAACAGAGGGATGGCTCGTGACATATCAGCTGCAGAAGTACATTACGAG GATGGCGACACATTTGTTGATGATGGGATTCAGATAGAACCTTTTAACCTGGAAAAAGAGCGGGAAGAAGGATATTTTGATGAACAAGGAAATTTTGTTGAATATgttaatgaaaatgaaattaag GATGCATGGCTTGACAGCATTGAGTTTGATCCTAAACTTGCTGAGAAAGGCCCTATGATGATGAGTACAGAGGAAGATATCCACGAGCTTTCATCTCAAGATGTTGGGAAAATGAAGAGGCGTATTGCTGATGTGCTTGAGCCTGGAGAAACA GTTTTACAAGCATTGAGAAGGCTGAAAGGAACTTCAaataacaaaaaggaaaaaatgtcTTCAGAAACAAAACTTCTCTTTGACCAGCTGACCGAAGATGCTATGAAGCTGATGGAGAATGGTGATTACA ATGTGTATGATGAAAAGCAGGAAGTGTTTGAGCGTGAGGCAG AGGGATATGAGAGGGTAGCACGAGTAAGAGGGGAAGGTACCTCAATGGATGTGGCCAATGACAACATATCCAATGGTGAGGATGCACTTGATATGTTTGCAGAAGATGATGATACCACTACCACAAATCCAACCTCAGATGGAAGTAATTTGGTTTCTGGTGCTAATCATGATAGAACTGGTCAGCCTTCTGAAA GTGGAGACTCACTAAATGACTATGTATATGATGAGGCTTCTGG gtATTACTACAGCAGTAGTTTGGGATACTATTATGACCCGTCTTCAGGATTGTATTGTTGTGCAGCATCAGGACAGTGGTAA
- the LOC127802328 gene encoding uncharacterized protein LOC127802328 isoform X1, protein MEERPSRVDLKRPLPDDNDDSSKPPAQKRVRFPKGKKVKPGSEKVDVWQPSADGTSERADPRHAAKERALRRNQIIAEPSTAAAKKEKSEDGTSERTDRRLAAKERAMWRYQLNAELFVDENRGMARDISAAEVHYEDGDTFVDDGIQIEPFNLEKEREEGYFDEQGNFVEYVNENEIKDAWLDSIEFDPKLAEKGPMMMSTEEDIHELSSQDVGKMKRRIADVLEPGETVLQALRRLKGTSNNKKEKMSSETKLLFDQLTEDAMKLMENGDYNVYDEKQEVFEREAEGYERVARVRGEGTSMDVANDNISNGEDALDMFAEDDDTTTTNPTSDGSNLVSGANHDRTGQPSESGDSLNDYVYDEASGYYYSSSLGYYYDPSSGLYCCAASGQWYSYNEATGEYDEVQEAASNTG, encoded by the exons ATGGAAGAGAGGCCATCGCGAGTCGACCTCAAGCGTCCCCTTCCCGATGATAACGATGACTCAAGCAAACCTCCGGC GCAAAAGAGAGTAAGGTTTCCTAAGGGTAAGAAGGTGAAGCCTGGAAGCGAAAAGGTGGATGTTTGGCAGCCTTCTGCAGATGGTACCAGCGAGCGGGCTGATCCTCGTCATGCTGCAAAGGAGCGTGCATTGCGACGGAATCAGATTATTGCTGAACCCTCCACTGCAGCAGCTAAGAAGGAAAAATCTGAAGATGGAACTAGTGAGCGGACTGATCGCCGTCTTGCTGCAAAGGAGCGTGCAATGTGGCGGTATCAGCTTAATGCTGAACTCTTTGTTGATGAAAACAGAGGGATGGCTCGTGACATATCAGCTGCAGAAGTACATTACGAG GATGGCGACACATTTGTTGATGATGGGATTCAGATAGAACCTTTTAACCTGGAAAAAGAGCGGGAAGAAGGATATTTTGATGAACAAGGAAATTTTGTTGAATATgttaatgaaaatgaaattaag GATGCATGGCTTGACAGCATTGAGTTTGATCCTAAACTTGCTGAGAAAGGCCCTATGATGATGAGTACAGAGGAAGATATCCACGAGCTTTCATCTCAAGATGTTGGGAAAATGAAGAGGCGTATTGCTGATGTGCTTGAGCCTGGAGAAACA GTTTTACAAGCATTGAGAAGGCTGAAAGGAACTTCAaataacaaaaaggaaaaaatgtcTTCAGAAACAAAACTTCTCTTTGACCAGCTGACCGAAGATGCTATGAAGCTGATGGAGAATGGTGATTACA ATGTGTATGATGAAAAGCAGGAAGTGTTTGAGCGTGAGGCAG AGGGATATGAGAGGGTAGCACGAGTAAGAGGGGAAGGTACCTCAATGGATGTGGCCAATGACAACATATCCAATGGTGAGGATGCACTTGATATGTTTGCAGAAGATGATGATACCACTACCACAAATCCAACCTCAGATGGAAGTAATTTGGTTTCTGGTGCTAATCATGATAGAACTGGTCAGCCTTCTGAAA GTGGAGACTCACTAAATGACTATGTATATGATGAGGCTTCTGG gtATTACTACAGCAGTAGTTTGGGATACTATTATGACCCGTCTTCAGGATTGTATTGTTGTGCAGCATCAGGACAGTG